TCCCCAATCCAAAGATGGGAGCGAGCAGGCAAGCTCTCACAATTTTACTGAGTCCAGCTCCCTAATTGGCGCTACTCCGGTAGCGAAGTCAGATGCGGCGCTGAGTCACTGACCTCATAAGCGCAACTCTGCGCTTCGCTGCGGATCAACCGGTGGTATCGGTCATTTTTGAAATGCACAGCAACGCCATCATCTACCGCGTAGGCAGGCTGTATACCCTGACGCTGCACAAGCTCGATAAACGATGTTTCCCTTCCTGCCTCTGAGCTGAAATGCGGACACAGGGCTCCGGGAAGTAAGCCGAGACCTTCGACCAGTGCAAAGGCACCCCCTGAATCCGAGTGGCCATAATCAAACCAGCAAATGGCTCCGGCACTCACACCACAGAGCACTGTGCCTTTTTCCCATGCCTCTTTCAGAAGTGCGATAACGCCAAATTCGCGCCACGTAGCCAGCATGGCTCGCGTATTTCCGCCGGGCACATAAATGATGTCGGCCTGCTCAATCAGCGAAGAGATCTGATCTGTGCTGGGGAAGGGGTCGATGAAAAACGTCAGTGTGGTGACGGTGCAACCGGCGCTTTCATATTTTGCGATGAAGTCAGAGATTTTAATTCGGTCATCGCCATTGGCTGTGGAGATATAGAGAACATTCGGGCATGTCTTGCCCGACGAGGCGACAATGTGCTGGTCGATACGCGTCATGCGCGCTCTCTCATCAGCCGACTCTCCGCCTATAACAATGATATTTTTATTCATCCTGACCTCTGTCCCGTCTTAGGCCGACTGAGTCACTTGATACCGACTCTGCACAAAGCCGTTATCCGATACACATGTATCGATATGCTGCAGTTCATGCTCGCTGCCGATCTGACTGAACAACGATATTCCCTGCCCGAGCAAAACCGGAATGCGGCTGATGATGACCTCGTTAATCAAGCCCGCCTCAAGAAACGCCTGGATCGTTTGGCCGCCATCGATGTAAAGATGCTGCATGCCACGCTCGGCCAGCTGTGCGACCAATGTGGTCGGGTCTACGGCCATCACCTCAACCTTGCCGTGCAAGTGGGCAGGCAGCTCAAACGCTGTATGAGACAGCGCGATGACCGGCGTACCCTCATACGGCCACTCGGGAAACGACAAGACTTTTTCCAGGGTTTTGCGACCCATCACCAACGTATCAACGGTGGCAATGAAGCTTTCATAGGTTACGCCGTTCAGTTCGGCGGCTTCGTATTCGGGCCGGTGCAGCCATTCGATATCGCCGTCTGCCCGGGCAATAAATCCGTCGACGCTGGCTGCGATAAAGACCGAGCATTTGATTTCCATGGGGGGTGACTCTCCTTTTTTTTAGGCCTTCGATTGCGGGCTGTAACGCTAATGTTAATTTAATCCACGGGTGTAATAAGCGAGTATTGCCAAATGTTACCTTGGGTTTTCCGGCGGCTGTCTGCGCCGCTTTTTTAGTGCGAGGCTGTATGCGAAGTTGGTTGAGCCGCTACCGTTACGTCATCCTTTTCTGGCTGTGCTTCGGGGTGTTCCGCACCTCGCTGGCCGACTGGAACCCCATCCCGTCCGGGTCGATGCGCCCGACGTTGCTTGAAGGCGATGTGGTACTGGTCAACCGCGTGGCGTATGACCTCAAGTTGCCGCTTACGGATATATCCCTGGCCAAGCTGGATGACCCTAAACGCGGCGATGTGGTGACTTTCTCGTCACCCAAGGACGGCATGCGTTTAATCAAACGCATCGTCGGCATTCCCGGCGATACCCTGGAAATGAAAGATGAGGTGCTGTGGGTTAACGGCACACCCGCCACCTACAGTGATGGCCAGGACATCAGCGAACCGATCGTACCAGGCCAAAGCGTACCGGGTATCAAGCTGATCGAGCATGCCAGCAACAGTCAGCGCAGCATTCAGTTCATGCCCACGGTTCGGGCATTGCGAAATTTCGGCCCGGTCACTGTGCCGGCCGACAGTTATTTCATGCTCGGCGACAACCGCGATAACAGCGATGATTCGCGCTACATCGGCTTTGTGCCACGCCGCTTGCTGATCGGGCACGCGCATCATGTGCTGACGTCAGCTGAGATACTCGACCATTGGATGCCGCGCTTGAACCGGTTCGGCGCGCCGATTCTGTAATTACCCCTTGGCGCCCACTGCGCGAATTGCGAACCCCGCGATGTTGGCCAATTGCTCGACGGTAGCGCCGCCCTTGCCGGCGATCTTCATGCCGCTGAGGGTGGCCATCAGGAAATCGCAGGCGCCCGGCAGATCGGTGCCCGGCGCAAGTTCGCCCTGTTCCTGCGCGCGTCCCAAGGTTTGTTCGAATGCACGGCGCAAACGCTCGGCGCTGTGGGCAGTGAGCTGGTTGATTTGCTCATCCTCCTGGCCGAATTCGCAGATCGCATTGACGCCCATGCACCCAGCAGTGCCTTCGCGAAGCGCGCGGGTGGCGAAGGAGTTCAGGGTGTCGTGCAGGCTTTGCAGCGGTGTCGGGCCTTGGCCCAGGCGCTCGATCAGGTCGTCGACGCCCGTGCGCTGATACTCGGCCATGGCCTGCAGGTACAACTGGCGTTTGTCGCCAAAGGTGTTGTACATGCTCTGGCGGCTGAGCCCCATGGCCTGCATCAGTTCCTCGGTTGAGGCGGCGGCAAAACCCTTGTCGCAAAATACGCGGATGGCGTGTTGCAGCACCTGGTCGCGGTCGAAGGCTCGGGGTCTTGCCATGGGGTACCTCTGTAATGTGAAGGGTCAGGCCAGGTAGCCACCGTCGATGCTCAGGCTGGTGCCGGTAACAAACGCGGCTTCTTCGGACGCGAGGTAGGCGACCATGCCGGCGATTTCGTCAGTGGTGCCCACGCGGCCCAAGGGCACCAGGCTTTTGATCAAGTCGGCATGCGGCGCATCGGCCGGGTTCATGTCCGTGCTGGTCGGGCCGGGCTGGACGTTGTTGACGGTAATGCCGCGCGGAGCAAAATCAATCGCCAGGCCGCGGATCATACCGGCGATCGCCGCCTTCGTCATGCTGTAGACGCTGGAGCCGGGGAAGGCCGAGCGCTGCGCTACCACACTGCCTACGCTGATGATCCTGTCGCCACTGCGCATCACGGCTGACGCGGCTTTCGCGGCGGCGAACGTCGCGCGTACATTCACGGCGAACAGGCGGTCGAAGTCTTCCAGACTGAACTCATCGACGCTGCCGAGCTGCAAGATCCCGGCATTGTTGACCAGGATATTCAGCGCGCCGAAATGCGCAACGGTGGTGGTCACGGCCCGGGCAATCGCCGCCACATCGGCGCTGTCCGCCTGAATGGCCAGGACTGTGCCGCCTTGGCTCTGGATCTGGCCGACCAGGGCTTGCGCCTTGTCAGAAGACGCGGCGTAGGTGAAGGCGACTGCCGCACCTTCAGCTGCCAGGCGCCGCACGATGGCTTCGCCAATGCCACGGGAACCGCCGGTTACCAGGGCGACTTTGTCAGTAAAACGTGCAAGATGAGCGGTCATGGGTGTGCCTGTTTTTAGTGGATTAAAAAATCCATTAAACCGTATCAACTGCTTGCGGCGCTGCCAAGTCATTTATGGATTATTTAATCTTTAACTGCGCTGCGACATTTTTGCCTTACCTTTGCAGGCTTGGCTCGCACACTGAAACTGACGGTGATTTGAATGGATTGTATTTTTTGCAGCATTGTCCGCAAGGCGTCCCCGGCCCACATTCTGTGGGAGGACGACCAGCATATGGCGTTCCTGTCGATCTTCCCTAACACGCCAGGTTTCAGCGTGGTGATCCCCAAGCAGCATTACGGCAGCTACGCGTTCGCGCAGACGGATGCGGTGTTGTCCGCGCTGATTGTGGCGACCAAGAAGACCGCACTGCTGATTGATCGGGCGTTTCCCGACGTGGCGCGCACCGGGATGATGCTGGAGGGCTACGGCGTGGACCATCTGCATGCAAAGCTGTTTCCCATGCATGGCACCGGGCAGGACAGTGCGTTCAAGCCCATCAGTTCCAAAGTCGACAAGTTTTTCAAGGCGTATGAGGGCTATATCTCATCCCACGATTTTGTGCGGGCGAATGATGACGAGTTGGCACAATTGGCGGCGCACATCCGCTTGTTTGCCTGACGCAAAAACCAAATGTGGGAGCTGGATCAATCAGCGACGGCTGCTGACCTCGGCAGGCACATCATCCCCGGCCATGCGCTTGCGGAACAGTGCCGTGCGGGCCAACAGCAACGTGGTCACCGGCACCGTGATTGCCAACAAAATCGGAATCAACCAGCCGTGCAGCACCGGCCCGGACTTGAGCACCGAAAAGTAGATAATCGACGCCAGCGCCACGCACCACGCGCCCAGTGTCGAGGCCAGTGCCGGTGGGTGCATGCGCTGGAAGAAGTCCTTCATGCGCAACAACCCAATGGCACCAATCAGCGCAAACAGGCTGCTGAGCACCAACAACACGGCCACGATCACTTCAACCCAGAGCGGCATCATTCAATCACCTCGCCACGCAGCAGGAATTTCGCCAGGGCGAATGACCCGACAAAGCCAAACAGCGCAATCAGCAGCGCCGCTTCAAAATAGGTGTCACTGGCATAACGAATGCCAAGCACCAGCATCATCAACATCGCCAGGATGTACAGGTAGTCCAGCGCCAGAACCCGGTCTTGCGCGGACGGGCCTTTGAACAGGCGCACCAGGGTCAGCACCATCGCCAGCGAGAACAGGAACAGGCTGAGCAGGATCGCATTGGAGAGCAGGGCGCTCATTCGAATATCTCCATCAGGGGTCGCTCATAGGCGGCCTTGAAGTGCTCGATAAACGGCGCTTCATCGTCCAGATCGAACACGTGCAGCAACAGGATGCTGCGGTCCAGGGCCAGTTCCGACCAGACGGTGCCAGGCGTCACGCTGGTGATCATCGACAGTACGGCCAGGCCGTTGGGGTCACGCAGGTCGAGCGGGATTTTGATAAAACGTGAACGCGGCGGGCGCGATCCGCAAGTCAGTACGCCCCAGGCCACGTGCAGATTGGAGACGATCACGTCGCGGCCCACCACGAAGAACAAGCGGATGATGACGCCGGGACGACGAATGCGCACCGGCAGCGGGCGCAGCGGCGCCATCAGCAACGGCGCGAGAAAGCCCAGCACCGCGCCCAGTAGCAAGTTGCCTGGGCTGACCGACAGGTTCAGCACCAGCCACAGCACCCACAATGCCAGCGACAACCAGGGGGCAGGGAACAGGCGCTTCATGGCTGCACCTCCAGGGCGGCGGCTTTGGATTCAGGGCTCAGCACCGGGCGCGTGGCCATCACCGCCATCACGTAATGCTCAGGGTTATTCAGGCTCTCGGCGGTGGCCTGGGTGTAGCGCATCAGCGGTTCGGCCTTGAAGGTCAGGAGAATGCTCAGGCCCAGCAGGAAGAAGATCGGCACACATTCGTAGCGGCGCAGCAGCGGCGATGGGCGCTCCTCCGGCGTCCAGAAGCGCTGGATGCCCAGGCGGGCAAAGGCGATCAGCGAAGCCAGGCCCGACAAGATCAACAGCGCCACCAAACCCCAGGCCGCCGGGCGGATCGGCGCATCCACCGCGTTGCCCAGGCCCATTGGGTTGACCAGCGCGCTCAACAGGCTGAGTTTGCCGATAAACCCGGACAACGGCGGCATGCCGATAATCAGCAGTGCGCAGGCGATAAAGCTCAAGCCCAGGAAGGCCATGGTCCAGGGGATCACCTGGCCGACCACGGCTTTCTGCTCGTCATCCAGGTTGACGCCGGGGCGTGGGTGCAAAGACTCCATGGCCTTTGGCAGCGCATCGATTTCTTCATCCAGCGGCAGGTCATTGGCCGAGCGCGAACGTTCGATCAACTCGGCCAGCAGGAACAGCGCGCTCAGTGCCAGGGTCGAGCTGACCAGATAAAACAATGCCCCGGCGGTCAGGCTTGGCTGGGCAAAGCCCACCGACGACAGCAGGATCCCGGCCGACACCAGGATGCTCAGGCTGGCCATCCGCTCCAGGCGCTGCGCCGCGACCATGGCCAACGCCGCGCAGACAATGGTCGCCATGCCGCCGTACACCAGCCAGTCGCCGCCAAACAGTGCCGATGCACCGGCTTGCCCGGAGAACAGCAAGGTCCACAGGCGCAGCACGGTGTACACGCCGACCTTGGTCATGATCGCAAACATCGCCGCCACCGGCGCGCTGGCCGAGGAGTAGGCGGGTGCGAGCCAGAAGTTCAGTGGCCACATGCCGGCCTTGGCCAGGAAGGCAGTGGCGAGGATCGCCGCGCCAGCATGCAGCAGGCCGCGATCGGCTTCCGGCACCAGCGGGATTTTCAGCGCCAGGTCAGCAAAGTTCAGCGTGCCGGTAACCCCGTAGATCATCGCCGCGCCAATCAGGAACAGCGACGATGCCAGCAGGTTGATCGCAATGTAATGCAGCCCCGACGACACCCGCGCGCGGCCGGAGCCGTGCAGCATCAAGCCGTAGGACGCCGCCAGCAGCACCTCGAAGAACACGAACAGGTTGAACAGGTCCGCCGTCAGGAATGCACCGTACAAACCCATCAGCTGGATCTGGAACAGCGCATGGAAACTGGTACCGGCGCGGTCCCAGCGGGCCATGGCGAACAGCAGCGCGCTCACGCCGATAATGCCGGTGAGTACCAGCATCATCGCCGACAGTTGGTCCACCACCAGCACAATGCCGAAGGGCACCTGCCAGTTGCCCGGCAAGTACACGCCAATCGAACCGGGGCCGCCTTGTTGCGTCCAGTACAGCAGCAGGATGGCGACACCCAGGCCGATGACGCTGGAGAACAGATTAATCTTGGCTTTCAACGGGCGGCGTTTTTCGCCGAGCATCAGCATCAGCGCGGCGGTCAGCAACGGCAGCAGGATCGGCGCGACGATCATTTGATTCATCCACGTCATTCCTTTGGCTCCCGACCGTCCACATGGTCAGTGCCGGTCAGCCCACGGGAGGCCAGCAGCACCACCAGAAACAACGCGGTCATGGCGAAGCTGATCACGATGGCCGTGAGTACCAAAGCCTGGGGCAGTGGATCGGTGTAGTTGAGCAGGTCTTGCGGCACGCCGTCCTTGATGATCGGCTCTTTACCGATAAACAGGCTGCCCATGCTGAAGATGAACAGGT
The window above is part of the Pseudomonas sp. KBS0710 genome. Proteins encoded here:
- a CDS encoding peptidase E, whose translation is MNKNIIVIGGESADERARMTRIDQHIVASSGKTCPNVLYISTANGDDRIKISDFIAKYESAGCTVTTLTFFIDPFPSTDQISSLIEQADIIYVPGGNTRAMLATWREFGVIALLKEAWEKGTVLCGVSAGAICWFDYGHSDSGGAFALVEGLGLLPGALCPHFSSEAGRETSFIELVQRQGIQPAYAVDDGVAVHFKNDRYHRLIRSEAQSCAYEVSDSAPHLTSLPE
- a CDS encoding dihydrofolate reductase family protein codes for the protein MEIKCSVFIAASVDGFIARADGDIEWLHRPEYEAAELNGVTYESFIATVDTLVMGRKTLEKVLSFPEWPYEGTPVIALSHTAFELPAHLHGKVEVMAVDPTTLVAQLAERGMQHLYIDGGQTIQAFLEAGLINEVIISRIPVLLGQGISLFSQIGSEHELQHIDTCVSDNGFVQSRYQVTQSA
- the lepB gene encoding signal peptidase I: MRSWLSRYRYVILFWLCFGVFRTSLADWNPIPSGSMRPTLLEGDVVLVNRVAYDLKLPLTDISLAKLDDPKRGDVVTFSSPKDGMRLIKRIVGIPGDTLEMKDEVLWVNGTPATYSDGQDISEPIVPGQSVPGIKLIEHASNSQRSIQFMPTVRALRNFGPVTVPADSYFMLGDNRDNSDDSRYIGFVPRRLLIGHAHHVLTSAEILDHWMPRLNRFGAPIL
- a CDS encoding TetR/AcrR family transcriptional regulator codes for the protein MARPRAFDRDQVLQHAIRVFCDKGFAAASTEELMQAMGLSRQSMYNTFGDKRQLYLQAMAEYQRTGVDDLIERLGQGPTPLQSLHDTLNSFATRALREGTAGCMGVNAICEFGQEDEQINQLTAHSAERLRRAFEQTLGRAQEQGELAPGTDLPGACDFLMATLSGMKIAGKGGATVEQLANIAGFAIRAVGAKG
- a CDS encoding 3-oxoacyl-ACP reductase family protein, translating into MTAHLARFTDKVALVTGGSRGIGEAIVRRLAAEGAAVAFTYAASSDKAQALVGQIQSQGGTVLAIQADSADVAAIARAVTTTVAHFGALNILVNNAGILQLGSVDEFSLEDFDRLFAVNVRATFAAAKAASAVMRSGDRIISVGSVVAQRSAFPGSSVYSMTKAAIAGMIRGLAIDFAPRGITVNNVQPGPTSTDMNPADAPHADLIKSLVPLGRVGTTDEIAGMVAYLASEEAAFVTGTSLSIDGGYLA
- a CDS encoding HIT family protein; translation: MDCIFCSIVRKASPAHILWEDDQHMAFLSIFPNTPGFSVVIPKQHYGSYAFAQTDAVLSALIVATKKTALLIDRAFPDVARTGMMLEGYGVDHLHAKLFPMHGTGQDSAFKPISSKVDKFFKAYEGYISSHDFVRANDDELAQLAAHIRLFA
- a CDS encoding Na+/H+ antiporter subunit G, producing MMPLWVEVIVAVLLVLSSLFALIGAIGLLRMKDFFQRMHPPALASTLGAWCVALASIIYFSVLKSGPVLHGWLIPILLAITVPVTTLLLARTALFRKRMAGDDVPAEVSSRR
- a CDS encoding K+/H+ antiporter subunit F yields the protein MSALLSNAILLSLFLFSLAMVLTLVRLFKGPSAQDRVLALDYLYILAMLMMLVLGIRYASDTYFEAALLIALFGFVGSFALAKFLLRGEVIE
- a CDS encoding Na+/H+ antiporter subunit E yields the protein MKRLFPAPWLSLALWVLWLVLNLSVSPGNLLLGAVLGFLAPLLMAPLRPLPVRIRRPGVIIRLFFVVGRDVIVSNLHVAWGVLTCGSRPPRSRFIKIPLDLRDPNGLAVLSMITSVTPGTVWSELALDRSILLLHVFDLDDEAPFIEHFKAAYERPLMEIFE
- a CDS encoding monovalent cation/H+ antiporter subunit D, translated to MTWMNQMIVAPILLPLLTAALMLMLGEKRRPLKAKINLFSSVIGLGVAILLLYWTQQGGPGSIGVYLPGNWQVPFGIVLVVDQLSAMMLVLTGIIGVSALLFAMARWDRAGTSFHALFQIQLMGLYGAFLTADLFNLFVFFEVLLAASYGLMLHGSGRARVSSGLHYIAINLLASSLFLIGAAMIYGVTGTLNFADLALKIPLVPEADRGLLHAGAAILATAFLAKAGMWPLNFWLAPAYSSASAPVAAMFAIMTKVGVYTVLRLWTLLFSGQAGASALFGGDWLVYGGMATIVCAALAMVAAQRLERMASLSILVSAGILLSSVGFAQPSLTAGALFYLVSSTLALSALFLLAELIERSRSANDLPLDEEIDALPKAMESLHPRPGVNLDDEQKAVVGQVIPWTMAFLGLSFIACALLIIGMPPLSGFIGKLSLLSALVNPMGLGNAVDAPIRPAAWGLVALLILSGLASLIAFARLGIQRFWTPEERPSPLLRRYECVPIFFLLGLSILLTFKAEPLMRYTQATAESLNNPEHYVMAVMATRPVLSPESKAAALEVQP
- a CDS encoding Na+/H+ antiporter subunit C — encoded protein: MEEVIAIAIGVLAASGVWLILRPRTFQVVMGLCLLSYGVNLFIFSMGSLFIGKEPIIKDGVPQDLLNYTDPLPQALVLTAIVISFAMTALFLVVLLASRGLTGTDHVDGREPKE